In one Phalacrocorax carbo unplaced genomic scaffold, bPhaCar2.1 SCAFFOLD_444, whole genome shotgun sequence genomic region, the following are encoded:
- the LOC135311351 gene encoding crossover junction endonuclease MUS81-like yields MAEAAPSPSPSPSPPRRRRRRPRPSPNPLFIRWLREWRDEAVGTRARGVYERALGSLRRFPLPLGSGRAAAVLRHFGPRLCRRLSLRLRRHRAEQGLPPSPPAEGRGPEIPLAPPTRRPARDYRPLPRSAAHALLLTLHASTEPLPGAELLRQAQPLCDRPLSPAAPGGALGPLLRRDLLQRSGPPPPVLADPTGSNPGPAIGCCRPGSPSPTPGVRGAPPAGGGGAAPSPLPTGRPRAGVRAETRRVRHHPLR; encoded by the exons atgGCGGaggccgccccctccccctccccttccccttcccccccccgccgccgccgccgccgcccccgacCCTCCCCCAACCCGCTTTTCATCCGGTGGCTCCGGGAGTGGCGGGACGAGGCCGTCGGGACGCGGGCGAGGGGCGTCTACGAGCGG gcGCTGGGCTCCCTGCGCCGCTTCCCGCTGCCGCTGGGCTCCGGGCGCGCGGCCGCCGTCCTGCGGCACTTCGGGCCCCGCCTCTGCCGCCGCCTCAGCCTGCGCCTGCGCCGCCACCGCGCCg AGCAAggcctcccccccagcccccccgcagAGGGGCGGGGCCCGGAGATCCCCTTGGCTCCGCCCACA cgccgccccgcccgcgaCTACCGGCCCCTCCCCCGCTCGGCGGCCCACGCCCTCCTGCTGACCCTGCACGCG AGCACAGAGCCCCTCCCAGGGGCGGAGCTCCTGCGCCAGGCCCAGCCCCTCTGCGACCGGCCCCTGAGCCCG GCAGCCCCCGGGGGGGCTCTGGGCCCCCTCCTCCGCCGGGACCTGCTGCAGCGGAGCGGCCCGCCCCCCCCG gtaCTCGCTGACCCCACGGGGTCAAATCCTGGCCCAGCGATTGGCTGCTGCCGCCCTGGaagcccctcccccaccccaggagtCCGGGGAGCCCCCCCTGCCGGGGGGGGAggagcagccccctcccccctccccacc GGCCGCCCCCGAGCTGGAGTTCGAGCTGAGACCCGGCGAGTTCGACATCATCCTCTGCGCTGA
- the BANF1 gene encoding barrier-to-autointegration factor gives MSSTSQKHRDFVAEPMGEKPVGTLAGIGDVLGKKLEEKGFDKAYVVLGQFLVLRKDEELFREWLKETCGANARQSRDCAGCLREWCDAFL, from the exons ATGTCCTCGACGTCGCAGAAGCACCGGGACTTCGTGGCGGAGCCGATGGGGGAGAAGCCGGTGGGGACGTTGGCCGGCATCGGGGACGTGCTGGGCAAGAAGCTGGAGGAGAAGGGCTTTGACAAG gcctaCGTGGTGCTGGGGCAGTTCCTGGTGCTGCGCAAGGACGAGGAGCTGTTCCGGGAGTGGCTGAAGGAGACGTGCGGGGCCAACGCGCGGCAGTCGCGGGACTGCGCCGGCTGCCTGCGCGAGTGGTGCGACGCCTTCCTCTGA